CAGGGATGTGCTGACAACAGATGCTACAGGGCGCGCCCAGATTCTGTTTGACGACGACACGACGGTCGCTCTCGGTTCCAACACCAGCCTGAGCCTTGAAACCGTTGTGGCCGAAGGCTCCAACCCCGCGTTCAAGGCTCGGATGGGGCAGGGCGTTGCCCGGTTCATCACGGGCAAGATTGTTGAAAAGAATCCTGACGGTTTTTCGGTAGTAACGCCCGATGCCACGGTGGGCATACGTGGTACCATCTTTGCCGTTCGGGTGGGCAACGGTACAACCACTGTTTTTGTAACCAACACAACCAAGCAGGTGTTTGTAAACGGTGTGCTGGTTCCTTCTGGCTTCAAGATTACCCTGCCGCAGGGTACGATTAGCCCCCTGACACCGGCAGACCATAATTTTATTTCTGGCAGTGTTGTGGCCAATAACCCCACTCCGGGTGGAGGTGTGGCACTTGCCCCGCCGCCGAACGTGAACGGTGGGGGAGTGATCACACCCACAACTCTCGCGCAGGCACCACTCAACTCGCAAGGGCTTGGGGAAGGCTTGAGGCAGCTGACCAATGCCTATGTGAGCGGCTCGCTGTTCAACTCTGACTTTAGTGCTGACGGTTCTTTCAGCTTTAATGTCAACCTTGGTAGCGGCGCTGTAAGTAACGGCGTGATGACTACCAATGTCAGCGCCTATCCCGCGACGTTGTCAGGTGGTAGCGGAAGTATTTCCGGCTCTTCGCTGAACGTGAACAACTTTTCGGGTGGAGGTTACACCGGTAGCATGGCTGGCACCGCGTCAAACACGGGTAGCGGTTTATCTGTGTCGGGCTCGTTTGCGATCAAGGATGTCAGCCTGTCTGATGTAAAGACCGGTACTTTTTCTGGAAGCAGCAAGTAGGTGGAATGACATATGAAACGACACGTATCTGCACATGCTGCCATGCTTTGCGCTCTGATGGCCGTTTTTATGCTTGCTTGCGGTGCCCCCTCTCTGGCTGCAGATGATTCACCAGGTCTGCGCACGGCGGTGGGGTCTGCCAAGGCAGATG
The Desulfovibrio sp. DNA segment above includes these coding regions:
- a CDS encoding FecR family protein — encoded protein: MIRYALGRGAMALCLILLVASACAARDVGQVISFKAGVTAQRGGQPVDLEMKSPVGDRDVLTTDATGRAQILFDDDTTVALGSNTSLSLETVVAEGSNPAFKARMGQGVARFITGKIVEKNPDGFSVVTPDATVGIRGTIFAVRVGNGTTTVFVTNTTKQVFVNGVLVPSGFKITLPQGTISPLTPADHNFISGSVVANNPTPGGGVALAPPPNVNGGGVITPTTLAQAPLNSQGLGEGLRQLTNAYVSGSLFNSDFSADGSFSFNVNLGSGAVSNGVMTTNVSAYPATLSGGSGSISGSSLNVNNFSGGGYTGSMAGTASNTGSGLSVSGSFAIKDVSLSDVKTGTFSGSSK